ATCCGTGTTTCCAGTGGGATGTAACTGTACATTTCTATTTGGGTTTTGTTATCTGTTCCTCTCATGATTGCTTTATTATTTGCCTTGACTGTTTTGGCAATTATTTTCTATACTTTAATTGAGTTTTTCAGGAAACTGTTAGTCCTTGTAGACGCTTATGGCGAGGGGAAACTTCCAGTTGATGTACTCGGAGAGGGCGTTAATGGTTTTCTCGGGAACGAAATAGATATTTCCTTTAAGTTTCACCAGTCCCCCCTTGTAATAACTGAACTTCATCTGGTGGTCCACCCAGCCGATTGGTTCGACTTCCCGCCAGTTGTTGCAGGTTTTAAGGACGGGTATTTTCTTAAGATGCAGCTCCTTGACTTTTCCGTCGGTGACCGAGTCGGCCAGTATCCTTTCCCATTCCATGCCGTGCCTCTATCGATGCCCCTTTCCCTTCAGGGATTTCAGCTCTTCCTCGAGGCGGCCGACCTCTTCGGTCAGTTCACTGTTCAGCTTTTGCGCGTCCGCCAGCTCTTCACGAAGCGATATGGCCTCCTGTCTGCCCAGTTCCACCACGGTTTCCGCCGCATTGATGATCCTGTTCGCCTGGTGAAGCTCGCGGCTGGAGAAGTCGATGAGCGATTCCTGAGCCCTGATGACGCTGTTGGCGTCCATGAGCTCCCTGCGCCGGAGGTCGGCCAGCATCTCCTCGGCCTTGATCCGGTCCGTCATGTTGAAGATTTCCATCTGGCGCAGCGAGGTGAATTCCCTGATCGCCCGGTTGAGCCTTGCCTGTTCCGACACCAGGTGCTTCTCGTGTTCGATGATGCGCTGGAACGCGTCGCGTTCCTTGTCGGTCACGAAAAAGTCCTTACGGTTGATGCTCATCAGGCTCTCGAAGGTCTCGATGCGGTCCTCTACGTCGCGGGACACGCTGTGCATCATCTCCCGGTAACGCTCGACCAGTATCGATTTCTCGAGGAGCAGGATGAACTCGCGCTTGTCCACCGGGCGGCTTATGAACTCGACCTGGAGCATGTTGGCCGAAAGCGACAACGCCTCTTTAACGAGGCCCTTTTTCAGAATGACGAACTTCAAAAAACCCTGCAGGCGCCGATCGTCGCGCACAACAGACATGATTCCGGGCAGGTCGCGGCCGGACAGGTCTACGATGAAAATGTTGAGATTGCCGCTTAAGATTTCCGCCTTCGCGAAACTGTCGTCGGTGACCAGGTTCATCGAGAGCCCGAGATACCTGATCGACTGCGACAGGGCCTCTCCCGCCTTTGAGTCCGTAATGTACCAGATTTCGACTCTTTCCATTGTATGCTTCCGTTCCCTCACCGCTAACTGCCACATCCTATACGGATGTAATCCAAATGACAACCGTTTTTTCAGTCCAATCAGGTAATTCGCCGCCGGGTATATGCGGTAATGACACGCGGTGATTTAATTATTTGATTTTTTCGGAAAAATGGACCTACAATCCGCACACGGAACGCATCGACCGGTACCGTATAGAGCGGGTAAAAAATCCGGTCCGGCGAAGGAGCCCGGCAATACAACGATGAACGAACCAGGCATTCTCATAGTTGAAGACGAGATGATCGTCGCCCTCGATATCCAGAGTTCTCTCGAGCGGATAGGATACCGCAATGTCCGCGTCGCGTCGGACGGCGCTCAGGCGCTCGAGACTGTGGGAGAGGAGGCGCCGGACCTCATCCTGATGGACATTCTACTCAAGGGGTCCGATGCGGACGCGACCGACGGCGTGTCGATCGCCATGATGGTCAAGGAACGGCGGGACATCCCGATCATCTACATCACCGCGCACGCCGACGACGCCACCCTCCAGCGCGCCAAGCTCACGCAGCCCTACGGTTATATCCTGAAACCCTTCAATGAGCGCGAGCTTCGAACGACCATAGAGATGGCGCTCTACAAGCACCGCATGGAAACCGAGCTTCGCAGGAGCGAGGAGCGTTACCGCCGCTTTTTCGAGGAAGACCTTACGGGAGACTTTATTACCGACGGAAACGGCACGATCGTCACCTGCAATCCCGCATTTGCCCGCATCTTCGGGTTCTCCTCGACGGACGAGACGATCGGGACCGGCTTCCCGCTCCTGTTTCCGTCCGTAACGGACTGGGAGGGCTTCATACGGTCTATCCGGGAGAACAGGATGCTCGTCTACCACGAGCGCGAGCTTTGCCGCACCGATGGTTCCCCCGTGTACATCGTGGCCAACGCCACCGGTATTTTCGACGGCGGCGACCTTGTGGAAATCCGGGGCTATATCTTCGACGAAACCCACCGCAAGCGGCTCGAGCAGCAATTCCTCCAGGCGCAGAAAATGGAAGCCGTGGGAAGGCTTGCCGGCGGCATAGCGCACGACTTCAACAATCTGCTTACTGTCATAAACGGTTACAGCGAGTTCATACTTTCACAGGTCCCCGCCGGGAACCCCTTCATCCGGGAGATAGAGGAAATCAACCGCGCGGGCGAACGGGCGGCCCATCTCACCCGGCAACTCCTCGCCTTCAGCAGGAAACAGGTTATGCGGCCGCGGGTGGTGGACCTCAACACCATCGTCACCAATATCGAATCGATGCTGCGACGGCTCATCGGCGAGCATATCGAGCTGAAAAGCCGCCTGGGAGAAGACCTCTGGAAGATTGAGGTGGACCCTGGACAGATCGAGCAGGTGATCATGAACCTGACCGTTAACGCGCGCGACGCCATGCCCGGCGGGGGCAATCTGCTGATCGAAACCGCCAACTGCGCCGTTCCGTTCGCCCCACCCGGCTGCCCGCCGGAAATGCGGCAGGGTGATTATGTCAGGCTTGCCATAAGCGACACCGGGCATGGTTTTGACAACGAAACAAGATCGCATATCTTCGAGCCCTTCTTTACCACCAAGGCCCCCGGGGAGGGCACGGGGCTGGGCCTTCCGACCGTTTACGGCATCATCGCCCAGAGCGACGGCCATATCGACGTGCATAGCGAGCCGGGAAAGGGCAGCGTGTTCACCATATTCCTGCCGCGCGCGGAAAAGGAAAAGACTGAGCCGGCGAAGACACTCCGCACGACGGCCGGCGAAGCGCGCGGGGGAACGGAGACGGTGCTCGTGGTCGAAGACGAGGACGTTGTGCGAAGCCTCATTTGCCACGTACTTCAGCTGCATGGATATACGGTGCTCGCGGCGCGCAACGGAACCGACGCGCTTTCCATCCATGAACATCACGGGGGAAACATCGAATTAGCGGTCGTCGATCTGGTGATGCCGGGACTAAGCGGAACGGCCCTCGCGGAACGGCTCAGGCAGGCGGTACCGCACATAAAGGTGCTCTTTATTTCAGGCTACACCGACCAAACGATCCACGATTTGATTGCCGACGAGAAAAACGCCGCATTTTTACAGAAGCCGTTCAGGCCTGACGAACTGGCCTCGAAGCTCAGGGAAATGCTGGACCGCTGACCGCATACCGCTCGTGCCACCCGGCACGTCGAAAAAGCGGCCCATCAGACGTTTTAACCCGCCCCGCGCCACGGTTTCAACGCAGTGACCGTCGAGGCGAAGACAAATCCGGCAGGACATAAAAGGCTTACGCCGGGGAAGACGCAAGCGCCTTCCCCGGACGGCTCCTCAGGCCTTGTCCCACCGGCCCTTGCCGCGGAGGTCCTTGACGATATCCCTGGCCGTATCTTTCAGCATCATGTAATCGGTCTTGGCGACGCGGTTAAGCGGCAGCTCGCCCGCCTTGAAGACCACCACATGCGAGGGACGCGAGTACGAGGAGATGTCCTCGCACGTCTTCACCACCTCCTCCGGGGTAACGCTCTGGTCGGGCAGGCATTCCACGAAGGCCATGATTCCCTCGCTGAACACCTCGTGCTCCACGCCGACCACCGCCACCATGGAGACCCGTCCTTTAAGCTTTCCGGCGATATGCGCCTCGACATCGTCGGGATACACCTGGTGGCCCTTGGGTTTGATGACGAGCTTTGCGCGCCCCGAAAAGTGCAGGCCCTCCTCGTCGTAGAAGCCCATGTCGCCGGTGTAGCAGATGCCGTCCTTCGAGATGGTCTTGGCCGTGTTCACCGGGTCATCAAGGTATCCCAGGAATATCTGCGGCCCGGCGAAGCATATCTCGCCGACCTCGCCTTTCGGTTTTTCGGCGCCCGCCGTGCCGTCGGCCTTCATGCCGTCGCGTATGCTGATGGGACACAGGACGCTGTCGAAGCCGATGCCCCGAACCAGCTCGTCCACGCCGGCGTCCACGTTGGTGTAGGTGCAGAATCCCGCGGTTTCGGTAAGGCCCAGGCCCGTACCGATGCGCGGCGCCATCTCCTTCATCCTTACAAGGAACTCGCGCGACACCGCCTGCCCGCCGTACAGCGCGAAACGCAGCGTGGACAGATCGTAGGTCTTGTACTCCGGCAGCCTCCACTCCATATTGAAGAGCGCGGGAATCTGGCCGAGCACGGTCACCTTGTGTTTCTGTATGGCTTCAAGGCTGAGCTTTGGATCGAAGATGTGCAGGATCACCGAAACGCCGCCGCCGTACACGGTGGTGCCGAGCTGTTCGGTGGTGCAGCCCACATGCGAGGGCGGCAGGTTGATGAGCATACGGTCGGTGATGCCGAGCTCGAAGCCGACGGCCAGACCGATATTCTGGATGAGGATGCTCTCGTGGCACAGGAGCGCCGGTTTCGGCGAGCCGGTCGAGCCCGTGGTGAAGATGATCAGGCACGCGTCGCGCTTGCCGACGAGCTTCCGCGCCCTTTTAACGGCACCGGTGAATATGCTCTTGATAAAGACCTTCTTGATGTCCCTGACGAAATCGGTGATGCCTACGGCGCCTTCCATGATCAGGTCGCTCTCCTTCTGGAACTGCACCCAGTGCTTCACGAAGGGGGAGCCCTGCATGACTTCCTTTACGAGCGGCCGGAAATCGGCGACCGGGGTCATTCCCAGGAAGAAATAGGCCTTGGGTTTCATCTTGTTCATACAGTACTGCACTTCCTTGGCCTTGAGGCGGAGGTCGAGCGGCGCCACGATCGCACCGATCCGATAGCAGGCGTGTATGAGGTACATATGTTCTTTCAGCAGCGGAAGGCTGGTGGCGATGATGTCGCCCTTTTTAATGCCAATCGACAAAAGCTTCGCGGAGAACGCGGAAACAGAGGTGTTGAACTGTTTCCAGGAAACGACCTCGCCGGTGTTGTGCTCGATGATCGCCGTGTCCTTGGGGCGTTCCTTCGCGTAGAGGGCCACGTAATCCGCTATATTGGGCAGAAGCTTTTCGTATGCCTCCCTGCAGAGAGCGTCTTTCTTATGATCTTTCATTTCGGCCACCCTTTTGCATAAATTTATATATGCATCTTTTATAATACAATACCATCCCGGAATGCCATATTATTTGCAACCAAAATATTTTACCCTCGGCGAATCCCGGAAACAACGTGTTTACACCGACCGCGGGCGGCTGGAAACAGCCGTATTTCATAGTTATACAATAATTCTATTATTGATAGTGTTATAACGGGATATACGAATTCTTCTCCGCCGGCATCCATTCCGTGACTCCGGGGCATGCGGGTAAAGTCCGCCGCAAACGCACGCCGACACCGGAATCCAGGAGCGGGCGCGAGGCGATACGCGAATTCAGGCGACAAACGGGAGCACCCCTCCCCGGGAAAATATTCTTGTCATGACGCCCATTTGGGTTACAATGGTTTACTGTATGCACACACAATCCCGGAAAAAGCATTTTGCGCTGACGGCCTGCGCCACCGTCCTGCTGCTCGCGCTTCCGGCGCCCTCCATCGACCATCTATTCGCCTGGATCCTGCGCGATCTGGCGCTCATTCCCCGCGAGAACACGGTCCGGCCCGAAAAGACCGCAGTGGAGACGCCCACCAGGGAAGAAATATGCCTCTTCGACGAGGTGAACGACCTGTCCATCTGCGACGATCCCGAGGTGCGCAGGTTCATCCACGTGTATCTCACACGGGGGCGTCCCTATGTGGTCCGCTCAATCCAGCGCTCCAGGCTCTACCTCGACGAGGTGGACATGATAGTGCGAAGCACCCCCGGCGCGCCGCCCGACATCGCGCTTCTGCCGCTTCTCGAAAGCGGGTTCAGCCCCCAGGCCGTGTCGCGGAGCAGGGCGGTCGGCCTGTGGCAGTTCCTTGGCCCAACGGCGAAGATACTGAAGATGCGGAACGACGCGTGGGTGGACGAGCGGCGCGACGTGGAAAAGTCGACCCGTGCCGCCATGCGCCACCTGGCCAACCTTCAGTCGGTATTCGGATCGTGGGACCTTGCGCTTGCGGCGTATAACGGGGGCGCGGGCCACGTGCGGCGCGCGATGAACAGAACGCGCGCCACCTCGCTCGCCGGCCTTAAAAAATCCGGGGCCCTGCACAAAGAGACCGCCGAGTACGTGGCGCGCTACGCCGCGCTCATGGTGATATACAAGAACCAGGACATCTTCGGCATCGCCGACGAGATCGGGGAAACGGTCGCGCGCGAAACCGGCGTTATGGAGCTCGGGTTCCCCGTGCATATCGAGCGCCTGGCGCGCGTCGCCGGCATCACGGTGGAGGAGATACGCGCGCTCAATCCCCAGCTTAAGAGCGTCCTCACGCCCATCTACGAGCGCGCCTACCGGCTCAAGCTCCCGGCGGAAGCGATCCGCGCCCTCGAGGAGGACGGGGACATGAGCTACGCCATAAAGTTCGGGTCGATCCGGAAGCACGTCGTGCGCCGCGGCGATTCGATCGGCCGGATAGCGAAGCGCTACAACAGTGACCCCGAATCGATCATCCTTATCAATAACATCCAGAACCCGGCGAGGCTTCGCCCGGGACAGACCATCTATATCCCGATCTGACCGAGGTCGGGCCGCGAGGAGAGGCGCGCGCCCACCTGCGACACGACGCGCGACGCGGCATAACTCGCTATTCTGCCCGCCTTGTCGAGAGAGAGCCCCCGGGAGAGGCCGTACAGCATGCCCGCGGCGTACATGTCGCCGGCGCCGTTGGTGTTGACG
The nucleotide sequence above comes from Spirochaetota bacterium. Encoded proteins:
- a CDS encoding class I adenylate-forming enzyme family protein → MKDHKKDALCREAYEKLLPNIADYVALYAKERPKDTAIIEHNTGEVVSWKQFNTSVSAFSAKLLSIGIKKGDIIATSLPLLKEHMYLIHACYRIGAIVAPLDLRLKAKEVQYCMNKMKPKAYFFLGMTPVADFRPLVKEVMQGSPFVKHWVQFQKESDLIMEGAVGITDFVRDIKKVFIKSIFTGAVKRARKLVGKRDACLIIFTTGSTGSPKPALLCHESILIQNIGLAVGFELGITDRMLINLPPSHVGCTTEQLGTTVYGGGVSVILHIFDPKLSLEAIQKHKVTVLGQIPALFNMEWRLPEYKTYDLSTLRFALYGGQAVSREFLVRMKEMAPRIGTGLGLTETAGFCTYTNVDAGVDELVRGIGFDSVLCPISIRDGMKADGTAGAEKPKGEVGEICFAGPQIFLGYLDDPVNTAKTISKDGICYTGDMGFYDEEGLHFSGRAKLVIKPKGHQVYPDDVEAHIAGKLKGRVSMVAVVGVEHEVFSEGIMAFVECLPDQSVTPEEVVKTCEDISSYSRPSHVVVFKAGELPLNRVAKTDYMMLKDTARDIVKDLRGKGRWDKA
- a CDS encoding response regulator; the encoded protein is MNEPGILIVEDEMIVALDIQSSLERIGYRNVRVASDGAQALETVGEEAPDLILMDILLKGSDADATDGVSIAMMVKERRDIPIIYITAHADDATLQRAKLTQPYGYILKPFNERELRTTIEMALYKHRMETELRRSEERYRRFFEEDLTGDFITDGNGTIVTCNPAFARIFGFSSTDETIGTGFPLLFPSVTDWEGFIRSIRENRMLVYHERELCRTDGSPVYIVANATGIFDGGDLVEIRGYIFDETHRKRLEQQFLQAQKMEAVGRLAGGIAHDFNNLLTVINGYSEFILSQVPAGNPFIREIEEINRAGERAAHLTRQLLAFSRKQVMRPRVVDLNTIVTNIESMLRRLIGEHIELKSRLGEDLWKIEVDPGQIEQVIMNLTVNARDAMPGGGNLLIETANCAVPFAPPGCPPEMRQGDYVRLAISDTGHGFDNETRSHIFEPFFTTKAPGEGTGLGLPTVYGIIAQSDGHIDVHSEPGKGSVFTIFLPRAEKEKTEPAKTLRTTAGEARGGTETVLVVEDEDVVRSLICHVLQLHGYTVLAARNGTDALSIHEHHGGNIELAVVDLVMPGLSGTALAERLRQAVPHIKVLFISGYTDQTIHDLIADEKNAAFLQKPFRPDELASKLREMLDR
- a CDS encoding transglycosylase SLT domain-containing protein, with the translated sequence MHTQSRKKHFALTACATVLLLALPAPSIDHLFAWILRDLALIPRENTVRPEKTAVETPTREEICLFDEVNDLSICDDPEVRRFIHVYLTRGRPYVVRSIQRSRLYLDEVDMIVRSTPGAPPDIALLPLLESGFSPQAVSRSRAVGLWQFLGPTAKILKMRNDAWVDERRDVEKSTRAAMRHLANLQSVFGSWDLALAAYNGGAGHVRRAMNRTRATSLAGLKKSGALHKETAEYVARYAALMVIYKNQDIFGIADEIGETVARETGVMELGFPVHIERLARVAGITVEEIRALNPQLKSVLTPIYERAYRLKLPAEAIRALEEDGDMSYAIKFGSIRKHVVRRGDSIGRIAKRYNSDPESIILINNIQNPARLRPGQTIYIPI